The segment CTCGGGCTCGTCGACGAACTCACGAAAGTCGGCATTCCCGCCTACGGCCCGAAAGCCGACGGCGCGCGGCTCGAAGCATCGAAAATCTACACCAAGGAGATTCTCCAGAAATACGGCATCCCAACCGCACCCGCAGCGTTCTTCACCGAACCTGAGCCGGCGATCGCCTACCTCCGCGCGCGTCCCGCCCCGATCGTGGTGAAAGCCGACGGACTCGCGGCCGGCAAGGGCGTGGTGGTCGCCGCCACGCACGCCGAAGCCGAGGCCGCCGTCCACTCGTTGCTCGCGCTCACCCCGCAATCAAAAATCGCCAATCAGAAATCGAAAATCCTCCTTGAGGATTGTCTCGTCGGTGAAGAAACCTCGATCCTCGTTGTCGTCTCGGGTCGCGACTACGTCGTGCTGCCCACGTCGCAGGACCACAAGCGCGTCGGCGAAGGCGACACCGGTCCCAATACCGGCGGCATGGGCACCTACTCGCCGGCCGAGGTGGTCACGCCCGCGCTGCTCGCCCGCATCGACCGTGAAATCGTCCGCCCGTCGGTGGACGCAATCGCGGCAGAGGGCATCGACTTTCGCGGCACGCTTTTCATCGGCATCATGCTCACCGCGGATGGCCCGAGCGTGCTGGAATTCAACACCCGCTTCGGCGATCCCGAAACACAGGTCGTGCTGCCGCGCATCGAGAACGACCTGCTCGGGCTCCTCTGGGCCGCGGCGAAAGGTCAGCTCGCCGGCACGCGGCTGAAAATCAGCTCCGCCCACGCGCTCTGCGTCGTCATCGCCGCGAAGGGCTATCCCAACAACTATCCGAAGGGCGACGCGATCACGCTGCCCAAGGCGATTCCCTGCTCGGTCTCGATCCTCCACGCCGGCACCGCCCGCACGCCTGCCGGCCAGCTCGTCACCCACGGCGGCCGTGTGCTCGGCGTGACCGCGCTCGCACCGACGCTGCATCACGCCGCGCTCGACGCCTACGCCGTGTGCGATGCGATCCAGTGCGCGAGCAAGTATTTCCGCCGTGACATCGGCGCGCGCCAGCTGCTGCGCGGCTAAGCCCGCACATCTGTAATGGCCCACGACACACTCACCAGCGGAGCGCGTTGCCCTCAACGCGTGGTCAAAGTCGCCACCGCGCTCGGGACGATGCGGTGCGCAGCGCTGTTGATCGCTTGCGTCGCCTTGCTTGCTTCCGCTTCCGCCGCGCCACTCGAGAGCGATCTGGGTGAAGGGCTCCGCTACTACCGCGCCACCGAGCTGCCGACAGATCTCCCGCCGCCACCGACGGGCAAACCCACGCCGCTCGTGTTTGATCTTCGCTTCACGATCGCGGATGAGACCGCCGCCACCGCACTCGAGGCCTGGCTGAAATTCCGTGCCACCGCCGCCGCACCGGTGCTCGTGCTCGTGAATCATGAGACGGCTCCCGTCCTCCGTCCCGTCCTGGCCGCGCAAAAATCCAATCCCGGCCTGTTGACGATCGGAGCGACCGAACCGGAATTCACGCCGGACGTTACGGTCGCGGTGAAATCCGACGTCGAACGTCGCGCCTACGACGCCGCGCAAAACGGCACGCCCGTCGCTGCGCTCGCCGCGCCGCCCATTGACAAGCCGCGCTCCGACGAAGCTGCGCTCATCCGGGATCGCGCCAGCCTGCCCGAAGACGACTCCGATGCGGGTGTCGACGAACTCGGGCTCTCCGACGAGCCGCCGCCCACGCATGGCGCGCAACCCGCTCCACCGCCCGTGGACCTCGCATTGCAGCGCGCCGTGCAGATCCACCGCGGGCTCCGCGCGCTCAAACGGCTCTAGCCGAATTCCTGCGTCGTCGCGGTTGCTCGCTCCCTCTTTGTAGGCGGGATCTCCCACCCCCGCCCTACAATCGACCGCCTCGGCGACGCAGCCGGTCATCTGTCCGTTCGATCGGAAAGCTCCCGCGCCACTCCGGTCTTTGCAAAGCGCGCGTTTTCGTGTCCATTCGACGGCCTGTCCGCCATGTCCGAAACGGTGCTCGTAGTTTGCACGGCCAACATCTGCCGCAGCCCCATGGCTGCGGGATTGTTGCAGCATGCCCTCGCCGCCCAGCCGGAACCGCTGAAGTCGCTCAACGTCGTCTCCGCCGGCGTTTCCGCGCGCAACGGCGAGCCGGTGTCCGAAAACTCCGTCGTGGCGCTGCGCAAGGTCGGCATCGACATCTCCCAGCATATCAGCCGCCCGCTCACGCAGGAGATGCTGAACCAGGCGGCCGCCGTCATCTGCATGACCGAGTCGCACCGCGCGATGATCCAGCTGCAGGCCGACCCCGCGCCGAAGCACATCTATCTTTTTCGCGAATTCATGCCCCAGCAGGGCGACAAGGAGATTCCCGATCCGTTCGGCGGCCCCCTGAAGGTCTACGAACTGTGCCGCGACGAAATGGTCGAAGCGATCCCTTCGTTGATCGAGTTCCTTAAGACACACCTGCAGGCGAAGTCCGCACCCAGCTGAGTGACCGCGGCGATTTCGCTTCTTGCTGGCGCGCGGGATTCCCTTGAACATCGCGCCTCTTTTCGAACTCACCTCGCCATGCTCAACGCCTCGCCGCTCCAAACCTTGGATCCTCAAGTCTTCTCGGCCATCTCCGAGGAACTCGCCCGCCAGCAGAGCCACATCGAGCTCATCGCGTCGGAGAATTTCACCTATCCGGCGGTGATGGAGGCGCAAGGCAGCGTGCTCACGAACAAATACGCCGAGGGTTATCCCGCCAAGCGCTGGTATGGCGGCTGCGAATTCGTGGACAAGGTCGAGGTGCTCGCGATCGAACGCGCGAAGAAGCTTTTCGGCGCCGAGCACGCCAACGTGCAGCCGCACTCCGGCGCGCAGGCCAACACCGCCGTTTACGCCGCGGTGCTGCAGCCTGGCGACAAGGTGCTCGGCATGAACCTGAGCCACGGCGGCCACCTCACTCACGGCAACCCGGCCAACTTTTCGGGCAAGCTCTATCAATTCTGCCAGTATGGCGTCCGCGAGGACAACGGGCTGATCGATTACGACGAACTCGCCGCCACCGCGGACCGCGAGAAGCCCAAGATGATCACCGTCGGCGCCAGCGCCTACTCGCGGATCATCGACTTCGCCCGCATGGGCGAGATCGCGCGCGGCGTCGGCGCGTATCTCTTCGCCGACATCGCGCACATCGCAGGGCTCGTCGCGGCCGGCGCGCACCCCTCGCCCGTGCCGCACGCCGACTTCGTCAGCACCACCACGCACAAGACCCTGCGCGGCCCGCGCGGCGGCTTGGTTCTGTGCAAGGCCGCGCACGCGAAGGCGCTCGACTCCGCGGTCTTCCCCGGCACGCAGGGCGGCCCGCTGATGCACATCATCGCGGCCAAGGCCGTCTGCTTCGGCGAGTGCCTGAAACCCGAGTTCAAGGCCTACTCCGAACAGATCGTCAAAAACTCCAAGGCGCTCGCGGCGGCCTTCCTCTCGCGCGGCTACAAGATCGTGTCCGGCGGCACCGACAATCACCTCTTCCTCGTCGATCTGCGCACGAAGTATCCGGAACTCACCGCCAAGAAGGCGCAGGAGACGCTCGATCTCGCCAACATCACGTGCAACAAGAACACCGTGCCGTTCGAAACCCGCTCGCCCTTCCAGGCCTCCGGCATCCGGCTCGGCACGCCCGCGGTCACCACGCGCGGCTTCCGCGAAGCCCACATGGCCGACATCGCCGACTGCATTGACAGCGTGCTGGCGGCCATCGGCACCGAACGTGAGGCCGTGGTCGTAGCCGCGACCAAGAAGCGGGTCACGACGCTGACCTCGCGTTTCCCGTTGCCGTACCAGCTGTAAGTTGACGCCGCGGCCCTCGGTCCCACAGCCGCCGTTACGTAAGTCAATCCCGGAATCCCCCTGAACGATCCTCGCTTGCGCGAACGCGGCGGATCAACAGCCTCTTGGCTGCCTGACCGCCACTTCCAGTTCAACCCCCCGGCCGTCCGCGGCCTCGGGACGGTATTTGTTCGCGACCGTTCTTGGGATTGTTGTCGCCGGAACGTCGTTCTCCTTGTGGGGCTACCGGGCCGGCCGCGAGGCTGAAGCGAAACAGATCGAAGCCGAATTTGATCGCCGGGCCGACACCCGCGTCGCGCTCACCCGGCAGATCGTCGCTTACTACCAGTCCGGACTCTATGCGCTGAAAAGCCTCTTCGAGGGCAGCGATGCGGTCACGCCGGAGGAGTTTCGCGATGTCGCCGTCGATGTGATGACGCGGCATCCGGGTGTCTCCGCGCTGGAATGGGTGCCGGTGGTCCCGGCGGCGGAGCGGAACGAATTTGAAGCCGCGGTGAGCCGCGCGCTGGGACGACCGTTTCACATCACGGAGCGCGGCGCGGACGGGAGCATGGTCCGCGCGGCCGACCGGCCGGAGTATTTTCCGGTTACCTACGTTGAACCCGCCACCACCAACGACCGGGTGCTCGGACTCGACGTGCTGACGGCGTTCAGCCGGCCGCAGCTCGAGCGGGCGCGGCGCACCGCCCAGTTCACCATCACGCCGCGGTTCCAGCTCGTGCAGGGCGGCACCGGCGTGGTGATGGCTTGGCCCGTGTTCAACCGCGGCGTGGACGAGACGACCGGGCGGTTGTGCCGCGGTTTCGTGCAAGGCGTGTTCCGGATCGACGAGATGATGGAGCACAGTCAGCTGCCGTTCCCGCCCGCGACGCTCGACGAACTCTACCTCGACGCCGGCGTGCAGGATGGCTACAGCCGTGTGCTCTACGCCCGCTGGGGTGATGCCAATCCGCCGAGTGCTCCGCTCGCCGAGAGCGACATGCGCCGCGGGCTTTACCGCGAGTTCCCCATCGACCTCGGCGGCCGGAAATGGCTCGCGCTTTATCGTCCGCCCGCCGCGTGGCTGGCGGAGCAAGACACGCATCAGCCCGAGCGCTGGCTCGTCACCAATCTGCTGATCGTCGCGCTGCTGGCGAGTCTCGTCACCGTGATGGGCCGGCGGACGATCTCCATCCAGCGCGAGGTCGAGAGCCGCACCACCGAACTCAACGAGAGCCGGCGCCAGCTCGCGAGCCTGTTGCACGCGCTGCCGGGCGTCGCCTACCGCTGCACCTGGCGCGAGCACCTCGACGAGGTCGTCTTCGTGAGCGAAGGCAGTCTGCAGCTCAGCGGCTACGCCGCGGAGGAATTCATCACCCGGCAGGTCTTTTTCCGCGATCTGATTCACCCGGAGGATCTCGCGGTGGTGCGCGAGCGGACTCGGGCCGCGTTGACCGCGAAACAGGAGTTCGAAGTCGAATACCGGATCCGAACGCGCACCGGCGAAACCAAATGGGTACTCTCCCGCGGTCGCGGCGTCTACACCGCCGACGGCCAACTGGCGTTCTACGAGGGCCTGATGGTCGACCTCACCGGCCAGCGTCAGGCCGAAGCCGAAAAGATGGCGATGGAGCGGCGGCTGCTCGAAAGCCAGAAGCTCGAGAGCCTCGGACTCCTCGCCGGCGGGATCGCGCACGATTTCAACAACATCCTCACCGGCATTCTCGGCCACGCCAATCTCGCCCGCTGCGCCCCTGCGAGCGAAACCGAGCTCGTCGAACATCTCCGGCAGATCGAGGCCGGCGCCGCGCGCGCCGCGGAGTTGTGCCAGCAAATGCTCGCCTTCTCCGGCCGCGGCCGGTTCGTCACCGAGACGGTCGATCTGAACCGGATCGTCCGCGATACGCTCCCGTTGCTGCAAGGTTCGCTGCCCGTGCGCGCCCGGCTGCAGCTCGCGCTGGCGCCGGAACCGGTGCTCGTCACCGGCGACGCCACGCAATTCCGGCAAATCGCGATGAACCTCATCCTCAACGCCGGCGAAGCGCTCCCCCCCGCCGGCGGACAGGTCGCGGTGCGCAGCGGGCGCCGCGCCTTCGATGCCACCTTCCTCGCCGGCGTTCGCGGCCAAAACAACCTGGCGGCCGGCGACTACGTCTTTCTCGAGGTGCACGACACCGGTTGCGGCATGACGCCGGAGACGATCGCGAAGATTTTCGATCCGTTCTTCACCACCAAGTTCACCGGCCGTGGCCTGGGGCTCGCCGCCGTGCTCGGGATCGTCCGCGGCCACGCGGGCGGGCTGCGCGTCGACAGCGAGCCCGGCAAAGGCTCGATCTTCACGCTGCTCCTGCCCCCCGCCGCGAACACCCAGCTCACCGCGGTGCGCCCGGGTACCGCGACGCCCTGGCGGACCAGCGGTCGCGTGCTCGTCGTCGATGACGAAATCTCCGTTCGCGAGATCGCCGCCCGGATGCTCAGCTCGTTCGGTTTCACCGTCGTCACGGCCAGCGACGGCGTCGACGGTCTGCGGCAGTTCCGCGCCAGCCCCCGGTCGTTCGATTTCGTGTTCCTCGATTTGACGATGCCCGGGCTCGACGGGATCGAAACGTTGACCGCGTTGCGCGCCACCGCCGCCGACATTCGCGTGATGCTGGTCAGCGGATACAGCGAAAACGAGCAGATCGCACAACTGGGCAAGGACGGCCGGCTCGTGTTCCTGCAAAAGCCCTTCGCGCGCGCCCGGCTGGAGCAGAAGCTGAAGGAACTGCTCGCCTGAGCGCGCCTCTTTGTGCCACCGAAACCGCGCGCGTGGGAGCGCGGCCGTACCGGCCGCAGCCTCTTCGGAGGCAAGCCGGACCGCCGAGTTTCCCCGCCATCGCGATCCGCGGGGCCGTGGTCTGAAACTCGCTTTGTGCCTTGGCGTCGCCCAGAGAACCGCTTTCGTTCCCCTTCCACGTGAATCCGCCCGCCGCCGCACCGCAGCCTTCCCGTCCGCTCTCGCTCGGAGTCATTTTCCTCACGCTGTACATCGACCTGATCGGGTTCTCCATCATCTTTCCGTTCGTTCCGGATCTGATGGAGTATTACCTGCGTGGCGAAACGCCGGGCGGTCTGCTCGCCTGGCTGCTCGCCCAGACCAACGCACTCGCTGCTCTCCTCGGCAATCACGACCACCTTGCCGACGTGCTGTTCGCCGGCGTGCTGACGTCGTTCTTCTCCATTCTGCAGTTCGTGTTCGCGCCGTTCTGGGGCGCGTTGTCCGACCGTCGTGGCCGCCGCAGTGTCCTGCTGCTCACCGTGTGCGGCACCGCGGCCGGTTACGCGCTCTGGGTTTTCAGCGGGTCGTTCTGGCTCTTCATGCTGTCGCGCGTCATCTGCGGCGCGTTCGGCGGCAATCTGTCCGTCGCCACGGCCGCGGTCGCCGACGTCACCAGCCGGCAGGAGCGTTCGCGCGCGATGGGTTTGGTCGGCGCGGCCTTCGGCCTCGGCCTCGTGACCGGCCCGATGCTCGGCGCGATTTCCGCCTCGCACAACCTGCTGGCGTCGTATCCCTCGCTCGCCCGCTTCGGCATCAACCCGTTTTCCGTTCCGGCGCTGATCGCGCTCGGCATGTCGCTGGTGAACGTGGTCTGGATCGCGCTGCGGTTCCGCGAAACGGTGAGCACGGCAACGCGGGACGAATCCGCCGCGACGCGGCTGCGCAATCCGCTCCGCGCGATCTTCGCGCTGCCCAGCGCCGCGGTCCGCCGCGCCAACCTGGTCGCGTTCATCTTCTCGGTCGCATTCGTCGCCATGGAGACCTCGCTCACCTTCCTCGCCGCCGAACGGTTCGGTTATACCGCCCGGCAAAACGGCATGCTCATGGTGTTTCTCGGCGTCTGCTCGATCATCACCCAAGGCATGATCGTGCGCTGGCTGCTGCGCGAAACCAGTGAACTGCGCGTGCTCGCCGGTGGGTTGATTGCGGCGGCCGCCGGGCTGGTGTGCATCGGACTGGCGCCCGCGCCCTGGCTGGTTTTCGTCGGTCTTGCGTTCCTCGCCACCGGCTCGGGGCTCGTCAATCCCTCCACCACCGGACTCATCTCGCTCTACAGCCACACCGCGGAACAGGGGCGCGCGCTCGGCGTGTTCCGTTCGCTCGGCTCGCTCTCGCGGGCGATCACGCCGGTTTGCGCCGGCACAGCCTACTGGATCTTTGGCGGCGGCAGTGTATTTGTCGTGGCCGCGGGGTTCGCGCTGGCCGCACTCTGGCTCAGCCGCACCCTCCCCTTGCCCGACAAATGAGCCTTCGCGTTCCAGCTCCCGTCGCTCGTTGGGCGGCGCCTTCGCGCCGCCGCGGGGCGTGGACGCGGACGATGCTGGCGATCGGGCTCGCGCTGGCGTTCGGGCTGGGCACCGGCTGCCACATGTTCCGCCGCGAAATGCCGCGGCCTGGTCGCACCACCCTCGATTCGCCGCTGGTCATGATCCCGGCCAGGACCATGGCCAACTACCTGATCGTGCAGGGCAAGTGGGACAAGCGCGGTCCCTACAATTTCCTCATCGATACCGGCGCGTCGGTGACCTTGGTCGCCCCCGAGCTCGCCGCGCGCTATTCTGCCAAGAACACCGCCCCCGCCCCCACGCCGCTGGTGCGCGTCAAGTCAGCCGACGGCGAGACCGCGCTCCTCAGCGCCGCCACGCTGCGACGCATCGAGCTGGGCGATGCGCGATTCGAGAACGTGCAGGTGCTGATCTATGATTGCGCCGCGATTTCCGCCCATCTCGGCGTGAAGATCGACGGCGTCCTCGGTTTCCCGCTGTTTCGCGAAACCTTGCTCACGCTCGACTATCCGCACTCGCGCGTCCTGCTCCAGAAGCGCTCCGCCAACCCCCTGCTGCCCGGCTCGGTCATTCCGTTCAACAACGACCGGAAAACGCCCATCATTCCGCTGCGGCTCGGCGACCAGACGTTCGTCGCGCTGATCGACTCCGGCAGTGACGCGACCCTCAGCCTCAACCCCGCCGGACTCGCTCCGACGTTCACCGTCCCGCCGCGGGTCGGTGCCACGGTCGCCACGCTCAGCGGCGATCGCGAACAGCACATCGGCCGGCTCGCGCAGGCGCTGCGCATCGGCGACTATCTCATCGACCAGCCCGTGGTGGATCTGACGGACGAGCTCACGTCGCTCGGCGGCGGATTGTTGAAGCACTTCACCGTGACCTTCGACCAGGAGCACAGCCGGGTGACCTTCTACCGCGAGTCGACCGCGCCGGTCCCTTCACGCTCCTCCCGCAGCACGGGGCTGAGTTTCAGCAAAGCGCCCGCCTATTGGCGCGTCGTCAGCGTGATCCCCCAGTCGCCCGCCGAAGCCGAAGAGATCCAGCCCGGCGATCTGGTCACGCGGATCAACGGCCAGCCCGTCGCCGAGTGGGATATTTCTCGCTACCAGGAACTCGTCGCGTCCGCTGACGAGGTGACGTTCACGTTTTTGAATGGCACGCGCGAAACCGAAAAGCGGCTGAAGGTATTCGATCTGGTTCCGTAACGCCGGACGTGCCCGGGCGCGTTGAAGTTGTAGCCAGCCGCAGCGCCAATGCGTGGGCCGCGCCGTGGCCCGGCTGCTTCAACTTAAACTTCCGTCTTCAACTCGGCGCGGTGTTTTTGCGCAGCAAAAACGCCGCGCCGCCGTCGTGCCCGGCCTCCCACGGCCGCGAGATCTGATGGTTTTCCAGCTTCCACTCGCCCGGACGCGCTCCCGCCAGAAATTCCTGCACCACGTGCTCGTTCTCCTCCGTGTCGATGCTGCACGTCGAATAGACCAGCCGGCCTCCCGGCGCCACCAGCCGCGCTGCCGCCCGCAGGAGCGCCAGCTGCTGCAGCGGATGCTTGCGAAAATCCCCTTCTTGCAGCCGCCATTTCACGTCCACGCGATGGCGCATCACCCCGGTGTTGGAACACGGTACGTCCAGCAGGACCGCGGGAAACTGCGCCGGCAGTTTGTGCTCGCGGAGCAGCCCGGCCGGATCCTGGCGCAAGTCGCCCTGCACCAGCGCGACCTCCACGCCCGCCGGCACGCGCGCGAGGTTTTCCTTCAACCGGCCGATCCGCGCGCCGGGCAAATCCATCGCCACGAGCCGGCCTTGACGCATCGAGTCGGCGATCAACAGGCTCTTCCCGCCGGGCGCGGCACAGCCGTCGAGCACGAGTTCGCCCGCCGCCGGCGCCAACAGTTCCACCGGAATCCGCGTCGCCGGATCCTGGAGATAAATCCGTCCTCTTTGCAGCAGCGGCTCGATTTCCGTCCAATGTCCCGGCGGGATTTCGAAAAACCCCGCCCACGCCGTCGGCTTGAACCACGCCGGCACCGGTTCTTCCGCTTTGGGCGCCGCCTTCGCCGCCTCCACCGGAACGGGGTTGCCCTCCGTAGGCGCGGCGACCGAGAGCTTGTCCTCCGCAGGCTCGGCAAAGGAGGAACGCCAGCGTGCGTAGACCGGCGCCGGTTGCTGATTCCACTCCAGCAGCGCGCGCGTGGCGGCCGCGCCGAACTGCGCCAGCCAGCTCCGCACGAGCCAGACCGGATGCGAGAAATACTCTGCCAGCACGTCCGCCGGCGCGAGCTTGGGCGGCGGCGGCTCGGCGAGCACCCCCGCCAGCTTGCGCACCACCGCATTCACCATCCGCGCCTCCGCGGGACTGGCGAGTTGCTTCGTCTGCTCCACCGCGTGATGCACGATTTTCGCAACCCGTCCATCCACGACAGGGGTCGGTTGATCCGGCGCGTTCGTGGTCCCCGCCTCGGATGCGCGTGTCGGCGCGCCGCCGCGCTCCGCCCGCGCTTCAATCAGCTCGAATCCCGCCACCAGCAGCACCGCGCGCGTCGCGAACCGCGGCGAGTGGGACACCAGCCGGCCGATGGCGGCATCGATGCGCCCGAAATGCCGGATCGCGCCGAACACCAGGTGCTGGCAACGCGCGCGTTCCGTGCCGGTTAGCGAACCGCCAAGCGATTCGAGGAGTTCGTCCACGCGCTCGCGCCGGTCCAACCAGCGCGCGAGCAATCGCGCCGCCGCCGGCCACGCGGTCGTTCTGGCTTCCACGGGCGCGCTCATGGCCGGCCGAGGGTGACACACTGTTTGACAAGGATGCGCATTCTCCGCTCAACTCTCCCGTTCAGGCCCTCACTTTCGCAATCATGAATTCTGAAGCTGTTTCCGCGCTCATTGCCAAAAACCCGCCGCTCAAAGCGGCCAAAGCTCAGTTGGAGGCCATGGAGCCGGGCGCTTATGTGATCCACCGCAGCTGGGGGTTTGGCCGGATCAAGGATTATGACGAGGCGGCGCAGCGGCTGATCATCGATTTCAAGAACAAGAAGGGCCATGCGATGGATCCGGCCTTTTGCCTGACAACCATGGAAATCCTTCCGGCCAACCACCTGCTGGTCCGCAAGGAAACCGATCCGAAGCAGGTTGCCGAGTTGATCGCCGAAAACCCCGTCCAGCTCGTCGTCGAAACGCTGCAGACCTACGACAATCACGCCACCACCGCGATCGACCTGGAGATCACGCTCGGCCAGGTAATCGGCGAGGATAAGTTCAAAAAGTGGTGGGCCGCGACCAAGAAGGCGCTCGCCAAGGACCCGCGCATCTCCGTTCCGCAGAAAAAAACCGAGTGCTACGTCCTACGTGAGACTCCCGTTTCGGCCGAAGACGAGATTCTCGAGCAGTTCAACTCGACGCGGTCGGCGCGCCGCCGAATCACCCTGGCCGAGGAGCTGATCGAGGCCATAGGCAAGAAGGAGATCAACACCGATCTCTCCGTGGTCCTGACCGGCGTCGCCGAGGCGGTGAAAAGCTCCAACCAACTCGACCCGTCCGAGCGGCTGTACGGCGCCGCGGTACGTGACGAGCTGGCCCGCCACTTGGGGATCGACCCCGCCACGTTCGAGCCGCAGCAACCGGCGCTCGTCGCCAACGCCCGCGATCTCCCGGCCATCGCCGAGAAGATCCCGGTGCACTTCCAGGCGCGTTTCCTCGAACTGGTGAACGCCACGCACCCGATCGAGGGGCGCGACATCCTCTTCAACCTGCTCAAGACCTCGCAGGGCAAGTTCACGACCGAGTGCATCAACTTCCTCGTCGAGCAGGGCCACGCCGACGAGCTCGCCGCCGTACTCAAGCGCTGGCAGACCGAGCAGAATCTCCGCGCCCCGGTCCTGCTCTGGATCGTCAAGAACCGGCATTCGAAGAAATTCGCGAAGCTGCTCAACGATCTCATCACGCCGCGGCTGCTCGGCGCCATTTTCTTCGCGATCGATTACGAGGCGCTCCAAGCCTCCAGCGCGCGCCGGATTCCGCTCGCCGACATCCTCAGCGACGATACGGAGCTGATCGCCGACCTGCTTTCCACCGCCGATCCGGAAACCGCCCGCGATCTGGCCAACACCCTGATGCTCAACCAGGGCTTCGAGGAGCTGACGAAAAAGTCGCTGCTCGCGCGGTTCATCAAGATCTTCCCCAAGATCCAGACGCTGGTCGACTCCGAGGCCGAAACGCGCGAGGAACAGCTCATCGTTTCGAAGGCCAGCTACGAGCGGAAGCGCGAGGAATACGAGACCATCGTC is part of the Opitutus terrae PB90-1 genome and harbors:
- the purD gene encoding phosphoribosylamine--glycine ligase, whose amino-acid sequence is MPLPRSVLVVGSGGREHALVLALAKSPAAPRLLCAPGNPGIAELATCMPIAADEVAGLIALAQREHIEFVVVGPEVPLALGLVDELTKVGIPAYGPKADGARLEASKIYTKEILQKYGIPTAPAAFFTEPEPAIAYLRARPAPIVVKADGLAAGKGVVVAATHAEAEAAVHSLLALTPQSKIANQKSKILLEDCLVGEETSILVVVSGRDYVVLPTSQDHKRVGEGDTGPNTGGMGTYSPAEVVTPALLARIDREIVRPSVDAIAAEGIDFRGTLFIGIMLTADGPSVLEFNTRFGDPETQVVLPRIENDLLGLLWAAAKGQLAGTRLKISSAHALCVVIAAKGYPNNYPKGDAITLPKAIPCSVSILHAGTARTPAGQLVTHGGRVLGVTALAPTLHHAALDAYAVCDAIQCASKYFRRDIGARQLLRG
- a CDS encoding protein-tyrosine-phosphatase; this encodes MSETVLVVCTANICRSPMAAGLLQHALAAQPEPLKSLNVVSAGVSARNGEPVSENSVVALRKVGIDISQHISRPLTQEMLNQAAAVICMTESHRAMIQLQADPAPKHIYLFREFMPQQGDKEIPDPFGGPLKVYELCRDEMVEAIPSLIEFLKTHLQAKSAPS
- the glyA gene encoding serine hydroxymethyltransferase, whose amino-acid sequence is MLNASPLQTLDPQVFSAISEELARQQSHIELIASENFTYPAVMEAQGSVLTNKYAEGYPAKRWYGGCEFVDKVEVLAIERAKKLFGAEHANVQPHSGAQANTAVYAAVLQPGDKVLGMNLSHGGHLTHGNPANFSGKLYQFCQYGVREDNGLIDYDELAATADREKPKMITVGASAYSRIIDFARMGEIARGVGAYLFADIAHIAGLVAAGAHPSPVPHADFVSTTTHKTLRGPRGGLVLCKAAHAKALDSAVFPGTQGGPLMHIIAAKAVCFGECLKPEFKAYSEQIVKNSKALAAAFLSRGYKIVSGGTDNHLFLVDLRTKYPELTAKKAQETLDLANITCNKNTVPFETRSPFQASGIRLGTPAVTTRGFREAHMADIADCIDSVLAAIGTEREAVVVAATKKRVTTLTSRFPLPYQL
- a CDS encoding CHASE domain-containing protein, which gives rise to MFATVLGIVVAGTSFSLWGYRAGREAEAKQIEAEFDRRADTRVALTRQIVAYYQSGLYALKSLFEGSDAVTPEEFRDVAVDVMTRHPGVSALEWVPVVPAAERNEFEAAVSRALGRPFHITERGADGSMVRAADRPEYFPVTYVEPATTNDRVLGLDVLTAFSRPQLERARRTAQFTITPRFQLVQGGTGVVMAWPVFNRGVDETTGRLCRGFVQGVFRIDEMMEHSQLPFPPATLDELYLDAGVQDGYSRVLYARWGDANPPSAPLAESDMRRGLYREFPIDLGGRKWLALYRPPAAWLAEQDTHQPERWLVTNLLIVALLASLVTVMGRRTISIQREVESRTTELNESRRQLASLLHALPGVAYRCTWREHLDEVVFVSEGSLQLSGYAAEEFITRQVFFRDLIHPEDLAVVRERTRAALTAKQEFEVEYRIRTRTGETKWVLSRGRGVYTADGQLAFYEGLMVDLTGQRQAEAEKMAMERRLLESQKLESLGLLAGGIAHDFNNILTGILGHANLARCAPASETELVEHLRQIEAGAARAAELCQQMLAFSGRGRFVTETVDLNRIVRDTLPLLQGSLPVRARLQLALAPEPVLVTGDATQFRQIAMNLILNAGEALPPAGGQVAVRSGRRAFDATFLAGVRGQNNLAAGDYVFLEVHDTGCGMTPETIAKIFDPFFTTKFTGRGLGLAAVLGIVRGHAGGLRVDSEPGKGSIFTLLLPPAANTQLTAVRPGTATPWRTSGRVLVVDDEISVREIAARMLSSFGFTVVTASDGVDGLRQFRASPRSFDFVFLDLTMPGLDGIETLTALRATAADIRVMLVSGYSENEQIAQLGKDGRLVFLQKPFARARLEQKLKELLA
- a CDS encoding MFS transporter yields the protein MNPPAAAPQPSRPLSLGVIFLTLYIDLIGFSIIFPFVPDLMEYYLRGETPGGLLAWLLAQTNALAALLGNHDHLADVLFAGVLTSFFSILQFVFAPFWGALSDRRGRRSVLLLTVCGTAAGYALWVFSGSFWLFMLSRVICGAFGGNLSVATAAVADVTSRQERSRAMGLVGAAFGLGLVTGPMLGAISASHNLLASYPSLARFGINPFSVPALIALGMSLVNVVWIALRFRETVSTATRDESAATRLRNPLRAIFALPSAAVRRANLVAFIFSVAFVAMETSLTFLAAERFGYTARQNGMLMVFLGVCSIITQGMIVRWLLRETSELRVLAGGLIAAAAGLVCIGLAPAPWLVFVGLAFLATGSGLVNPSTTGLISLYSHTAEQGRALGVFRSLGSLSRAITPVCAGTAYWIFGGGSVFVVAAGFALAALWLSRTLPLPDK
- a CDS encoding aspartyl protease family protein: MSLRVPAPVARWAAPSRRRGAWTRTMLAIGLALAFGLGTGCHMFRREMPRPGRTTLDSPLVMIPARTMANYLIVQGKWDKRGPYNFLIDTGASVTLVAPELAARYSAKNTAPAPTPLVRVKSADGETALLSAATLRRIELGDARFENVQVLIYDCAAISAHLGVKIDGVLGFPLFRETLLTLDYPHSRVLLQKRSANPLLPGSVIPFNNDRKTPIIPLRLGDQTFVALIDSGSDATLSLNPAGLAPTFTVPPRVGATVATLSGDREQHIGRLAQALRIGDYLIDQPVVDLTDELTSLGGGLLKHFTVTFDQEHSRVTFYRESTAPVPSRSSRSTGLSFSKAPAYWRVVSVIPQSPAEAEEIQPGDLVTRINGQPVAEWDISRYQELVASADEVTFTFLNGTRETEKRLKVFDLVP
- a CDS encoding RsmB/NOP family class I SAM-dependent RNA methyltransferase, with product MSAPVEARTTAWPAAARLLARWLDRRERVDELLESLGGSLTGTERARCQHLVFGAIRHFGRIDAAIGRLVSHSPRFATRAVLLVAGFELIEARAERGGAPTRASEAGTTNAPDQPTPVVDGRVAKIVHHAVEQTKQLASPAEARMVNAVVRKLAGVLAEPPPPKLAPADVLAEYFSHPVWLVRSWLAQFGAAATRALLEWNQQPAPVYARWRSSFAEPAEDKLSVAAPTEGNPVPVEAAKAAPKAEEPVPAWFKPTAWAGFFEIPPGHWTEIEPLLQRGRIYLQDPATRIPVELLAPAAGELVLDGCAAPGGKSLLIADSMRQGRLVAMDLPGARIGRLKENLARVPAGVEVALVQGDLRQDPAGLLREHKLPAQFPAVLLDVPCSNTGVMRHRVDVKWRLQEGDFRKHPLQQLALLRAAARLVAPGGRLVYSTCSIDTEENEHVVQEFLAGARPGEWKLENHQISRPWEAGHDGGAAFLLRKNTAPS